The window TGATCATCGGCCTGGTGACGCTCGCGCCCGCCGCCACCGGCTGGATCGTCCGCAACCACCGCGACGCCGCCGAGGCCGCCCGCCTGCGCGCCCAGCAGACCGCCCTGCTCGCCGAAATGGACCGCAGCCAGGCCGTCAGCGCCGAACGCGCGCGCATGGCAAGGGAGTTGCACGACATGGTGGCCAACCACCTGTCGGCGATCGCCATCCACTCCACGGCGGCGCTCTCCCTCGACGACCCGGACACCTCGAAGGAGGCCCTCGGTGTCGTCCGCGAGAACAGCGTCGCGGGGCTCGCGGAGATGCGCCGCCTCATCGGCATCCTGCGCGACAGCAGCGGCGACACGGAGCCGGTCGCCGCGCCCACTCTCGGCGGGCTCGGCGCGCTCGTGGACCACGCCCGCGCCAACGGCCTCGACGTGCACCTCGACTGCACGCACACGTCGCTGCCGGCCCCGGTCGAGATGGCCGCCTACCGCATAGTGCAGGAATCCCTGACCAACGCCCTCAAGCACGCCTCCCCCGGCCGGGTCACCGTCGCCCTCGTCCAGCGCGAGCACGCCCTGGACGTGCGCGTCACCAGCCCGTTCGGCGGCGCCCGGGACAGCGGCCCGCGCGCTCCGGGATCCGGCGCGGGCCTGGTCGGGATGAGCGAGCGGGTCGCCCTGCTGCACGGCACGTTCGAGGCCGGCCCCGAAGGCCCCGAAGACCTGGAGGGCGGCAAGATCTGGACGGTCCGCGCCACCCTGCCGATCACCGAAGGAGAGACCGAATGATCCGTGTGCTCGTCGCCGAGGACCAGTCCGCAGTTCGCGCGGGCCTCGTCCTCATCCTGCGCAGCGCCCCCGACATCGAGGTGGTCGGCGAGGCCGCGGACGGCGAGCAGGCGGTGTCCCTGGCCAGGGAGCTGCGGCCGGACCTGGTCCTGATGGACGTCCAGATGCCCCGGCTCGACGGCGTCTCCGCCACCCGTCAGGTCGTCGGCGAGAACCTCGCCGACGTCCTCGTACTGACGACCTTCGACCTCGACGAGTACGTGTTCGGCGCGCTGCGCGCGGGCGCCTGTGGCTTCCTCCTGAAGAACACGGAGGCCCGTCAACTCCTCGAAGCGGTCCGCACGGTGGCGCGCGGCGAGGGCCTGATCTCGCCCGCGGTCACCCGGCGTCTGATCGCGGAGTTCGCCGCGAAGCCGGTGCGCGAGCCGTCGGTCGACCCGGCCGTCCTCGACGCGCTGACCCGACGGGAGCGGGAGGTCCTCTCCTGCCTCGGCGAGGGCCTGTCCAACGCGGAGATCGGAGTACGCCTGGACATGGCGGAGGCCACGGTGAAAACCCACGTCAGCCGCCTCCTGGGGAAGCTGGAGCTGCGCAGCCGGGTCCAAGCGGCCGTGCTGGCGCAGGAGTTGGGCGTGTAACAAGTAGCCACCCCGGAACGCCTCAATGGTCTGGACCTATTGACCTATGGTCCAGACCTTTCTATTGTCCTGCGCACCTCATCAAACTCCCCCAAGGAGACGCGGATGCGCCTCGGACACAGACTTGGACACAGAGCCGTGGCAGGGCTCACCACCCTGCTGCTGCCGTTCGCCGCCCTGGTCGGGCTCGCGAGCCCCGCCTCCGCCGCCACGTCGGCGACCGCCACCTATGCCAAGACCCAGGACTGGGGGTCCGGCTTCGAGGGCAAGTGGACCGTCAAGAACACGGGCACCACGGCCATCAGCTCCTGGACCGTCGAGTGGGACTTCCCCTCGGGCACCTCGGTCACCTCCGCCTGGGACGCCGACGTCACCAGCTCCGGCACCCACTGGACCGCCAGGAACAAGTCCTGGAACGGCACCCTCGCACCGGGCGCCTCCCTCTCCTTCGGCTTCAACGGCTCGGGCTCCGGGTCCCCCGCCAACTGCAAGCTCAACGGCGGCAGTTGTGACGGCGGCCCCACGGTTCCGGGCGACAACCCGCCTTCGGCGCCGGGCAAGCCGACCGCCTCCGGCATCACCGACACCTCGGTGAAGCTCGCCTGGAGCGCGGCCACCGACGACAAGGGCGTCAAGAACTACGACGTCCTGCGCGACGGCGCCAAGGTCGCCACGGTGACCGGAACCTCGTACAGCGACACCGGCCTGACCGCCGGCAGCGACTACTCGTACACCGTCCAGGCCCGTGACACCGCCGACCAGACGGGACCGGTGAGCGGCTCGACCGCCGTGCGCACCACCGGCGGGACCACCGACCCGCCACCCACCGGCGACAAGGTCAAGCTCGGCTACTTCACCGAGTGGGGCGTCTACGGCCGCAACTACCACGTGAAGAACCTGGTCACCTCCGGCTCCGCGTCGAAGATCACCCACATCAACTACGCGTTCGGCAACGTCAAGGGCGGCAAGTGCGTCCTCGACGACGCGTACGCGGCCACCGACAAGGCGTACACCGCCGACCAGTCCGTCAGCGGCACCGCCGACACCTGGGACCAGCCGCTGCGCGGCAACTTCAACCAGCTCCGCCAGCTGAAGGCCAAGTACCCGCACATCAAGGTGCTGTACTCGTTCGGCGGCTGGACCTACTCGGGCGGCTTCGGTGAGGCCGCCGCCAACCCGGCAGCCTTCGCCAAGTCCTGCAAGGCGGTCGTCGAGGACCCGCGCTGGGCCGACGTCTTCGACGGCATCGACATCGACTGGGAGTACCCGAACGCCTGCGGCCTGAGCTGCGACACCTCCGGCTTCAGCTCGTTCAAGACGCTCAGCCAGGCGCTGCGCACCGAGTTCGGCCCGAACTACCTGGTCACGGCGGCCATCACGGCGGACGGCTCGTCCGGCGGCAAGATCGACGCGGCCGACTACGGCGGCGCCTCGCAGTACCTCGACTGGTACAACGTGATGACGTACGACTACTTCGGCGCCTTCACCCCCGCCGGCCCGACCGCCCCGCACTCCCCGCTGACCTCGTACGCGGGCATCCCGGCGGCCGGCTTCAACTCGGCCGACGCGATCGCCAAGCTCAAGGCCAAGGGCGTACCGGCGAAGAAGCTGCTGCTCGGCATCGGGTTCTACGGCCGCGGCTGGACCGGGGTCACCCAGTCCGCCCCCGGCGGCACGGCGACCGGCGCGGCACCCGGCACGTACGAGGCGGGCATCGAGGACTACAAGATCCTCAAGAACTCCTGCCCCGCCACCGGCACCATCGCCGGCACGGCTTACGCGCACTGCGGCAGCAACTGGTGGAGCTACGACACCCCGGCCACCATCGGCACGAAGATGACCTGGGCCAAGAACCAGGGCCTGGGCGGCGCGTTCTTCTGGGAGTTCAGCGGCGACACCACGGGCGGTGAGCTGGTGAGCGCGGTCAGCAACGGCCTGAAGTAGCACGCTCCCCCGGGGCTCGTCCCGGGACCCCCACTCAGCGGGTGCACGTGGTCACGCCACGTTCACCCGCTGTCCGGGTGGGGCCGCCTCCAGCCACGCGAGGAAGCCGGTCAGCGCGTCCTCGCTCATCGCCAGTTCCAGGCGCGTACCACGATGGACGCAGGCGAGGATGATCGCGTCGGAGAGCAGCGCCAGCTCCTCCTCGCCGTCGGGGGCGCGACGGCCCGCCACCTCGATCGCCGAACGTTCGAGGACGCGGCGCGGCCGGAGGGCGTACGAGAAGACACGGAACCACTCGATCCGGTCACCGTTGTAGCGGGCGATGCCGTAGCCCCAGCCTTTGCCGCTGGTGTCGCTCTTCTCCGGGACGTTCCAGCGGAGGCTGCAGTCGAAGGTGCCGCCCGAACGCTGGATCACTCTGCGACGCAGGCCGAAGACGAAGAGTCCGATCGCCACCAGCGCTACTACCGACCCGGCCACAGTCAGAGCGAGGACCATCGACACCGACCTCCTCGTCTCCTAGGTAACGGAAAGGAAAAAAGCACCTGCATCGCCTCAGCCGCGACCCGGTCCGGAGAAGCTCCGGTCCTGGCCGCGGCTGAGTCAGTTCCTGTGGCGCGCCGGTTTCAGTGCGCCGACACCGCCCGCAGTCGGACGTCCGCGCGACGCTCGGCGGACGCGTCCGCGTCCGACTTCGCGCGCTCGAGCGCCCGCTCCGCACGCTGGACATCGATCTCGTCCGACAGCTCGGCGATCTCGGCCAGCAGGGACAGCTTGTTGTCAGCGAACGAGATGAAACCGCCGTGCACCGCGGCGACGACCGTTCCACCATCACTCGTACGGATGGTCACCGGGCCCGACTCCAGCACACCGAGCAGCGGCTGGTGACCGGGCATGACGCCGATGTCGCCGGACGTGGTACGCGCGACGACCAGGGTGGCCTCGCCGGACCAGACACTGCGGTCCGCGGCGACGAGCTCGACGTGCAGCTCAGCAGCCAAGGTGGGCTCCTCGGGTCACCACCCGGCCGTTGCCGCCGGGTGTTGGGTCTAAGTCTAATAGGGCTCCGGGCACCGGAGGTGCCGGGCCCCGCCCGGCCTCTCGGCCGGGGGTCCGGGGGTGGTCCCCGGGATATGCAGCGCAGGTGTGGATGAGGGGGCGGGACGGGCCCGCCCCCTCATCGAGAACACGAGGTTCAGGAGACGCCGAGTTCCTTGGCGTTGGCCTTGAGGTCCTCGATGCCACCGCACATGAAGAACGCCTGCTCCGGGAAGTGGTCGTACTCGCCGTCGATGATCGCGTTGAAGGCCGCGATCGACTCCTCCAGCGGGACGTCCGACCCGTCGACGCCGGTGAACTGCTTGGCGGCGTGGGTGTTCTGGGACAGGAAGCGCTCCACGCGACGGGCACGGTGGACAACGAGCTTGTCCTCCTCGCCGAGCTCGTCGATACCGAGGATCGCGATGATGTCCTGGAGGTCCTTGTACTTCTGCAGGACCGTCTTGACGCGCATGGCGGCGTCGTAGTGGTCCTGCGCGATGTAGCGCGGGTCCAGGATGCGGGACGTGGAGTCCAGCGGGTCCACGGCCGGGTAGATGCCCTTCTCGGAGATCGGACGGGAGAGAACCGTCGTCGCGTCGAGGTGGGCGAACGTGGTGGCCGGGGCCGGGTCGGTCAGGTCGTCCGCGGGGACGTAGATCGCCTGCATCGACGTGATCGAGTGACCACGCGTCGAGGTGATGCGCTCCTGCAACTGACCCATCTCGTCGGCCAGGGTCGGCTGGTAACCCACCGCGGACGGCATACGGCCGAGCAGCGTGGAGACCTCGGAACCGGCCTGGGTGAAGCGGAAGATGTTGTCGATGAAGAACAGCACGTCCTGCTTCTGCACATCGCGGAAGTACTCCGCCATGGTCAGACCGGCCAGCGCCACACGCAGACGGGTGCCCGGGGGCTCGTCCATCTGACCGAAGACAAGAGCGGTCTTGTCGAGAACACCGCTCTCTTCCATCTCCGCGATGAGGTCGTTGCCCTCACGGGTGCGCTCACCGACACCCGCGAAGACGGAGACGCCCTCGTGGAGGTTGGCGACACGCATGATCATTTCCTGGATCAGCACGGTCTTGCCGACACCGGCACCACCGAACAGACCGATCTTGCCGCCCTTGACGTACGGCGTGAGAAGGTCGACGACCTTCAGGCCCGTCTCGAACATCTCGGTCTTCGGCTCGAGCTGGTCGAACGCGGGGGCCTTGCGGTGGATGGTCCACCGGTCGCCCTCGTACGTCTCGTCGGAGTTCAGCACCTCGCCGAGGGTGTTGAACACCTTGCCCTTGGTGAAGTCACCGACCGGGACGGAGATGCCCGTGCCCGTGTCGGTCACCGCGGCCTGGCGGACCAGACCGTCGGTGGGCTGCATGGAGATGGTGCGGACCAGACCGTCACCCAGGTGCTGGGCGACCTCAAGGGTCAGCGTCTTCTTCTCGCCGGCGTTGGCCGGGTCGGCCACCTCGACGTGAAGGGCGTTGTAGATCTCCGGCATGGCGTCGACGGGGAATTCCACGTCGACGACCGGGCCGATGACCCGGGCGACGCGGCCCGTGGCAACGGCCGTCTCAACTGTCGTCGTCATTACCTGTCACTCCCCGCGGTCGCGTCGGCGAGGGCTGCGGTGCCACCGACGATCTCGCTGATTTCCTGGGTGATTTCGGCCTGGCGGGCCGCGTTGGCAGATCGGGAGAGTGAAGTGATCAGGTCTCCCGCGTTGTCGGTCGCCGACTTCATCGCGCGGCGCGTGGCGGCGTGCTTGGAGGCAGCCGACTGGAGCAGCGCGTTGTAGATACGGCTCTCGACGTACCGCGGCAGAAGGGCGTCGAGGACGTCCTCCGCCGACGGCTCGAAGTCGTACAGCGGAAGGATCTCGTCCTTGTTGGACGTCTCCTCCGCCACCTCGTCGAGGCTGAGCGGCAGCAGACGGCTGTCGATCGCCGTCTGCGTCATCATCGAGACGAACTCGGTGTAGACGATGTGGATCTCGTCCACGCCGCCCTCCGCCGTCTCCTTCTCGATGGCCTCGATCAACGGGACCGCGACGTTCTTCGCGTCCCCGTACGAGGGCTCGTCGGTGAAGCCCGCCCACGACTCCGAGACCTTGCGCTCCCGGAAGTTGTAGTGGGCCAGACCACGGCGGCCGACGATGTACGTGTCGACCTCCTTGCCCTCGGCCTCGAGACGGGCGGTCAGCCTCTCCGCCGCCTTGATGGCGTTGGAGTTGAACGCGCCGGCCAGTCCGCGGTCGCTCGTGAGCAGCAGCACCGCGGAACGGGTCGCCGTCTCAGCCTCCGTGGTCAGCGGGTGCTGGGTGTTCGAACCGGTCCCGACCGCCGTGACCGCGCGGGTGAGCTCGGTCGCGTACGGCGTGGAGGCCGCCACCTTGCGCTGCGCCTTGACGACGCGCGAGGCGGCGATCATCTCCATCGCCTTGGTGATCTTCTTGGTCGCGGTGACGGATTTGATGCGACGCTTGTAGACCCGGAGCTGGGCTCCCATGAGTCAGGTCCCTTCCGTCGTCACTTGCCCGCAGCGGCAGGGGTGTCCTCGCCGAGCAGCTTGCCGTCCGACGTCTCGAACTGCTTCTTGAAGTCCGCGATCGCGTCGGCGATGGCCTGCAGGGTGTCGTCGGACATCTTGCCGCCCTCCTTGATGGAGGTCATGAGGCCCTGCTCCTTGCGGTGCAGGTACTCGAGGAGCTCCTTCTCGAAGCGGCGGATGTCGTTGACCGGTACGTCGTCCATCTTGCCGGTGGTGCCGGCCCAGACGGAGACGACCTGGTCCTCGGTGGCCATCGGCTGGTACTGAGCCTGCTTGAGCAGCTCGACCATCCGCTGACCGCGCTCCAGCTGCGCCTTCGACGCGGCGTCCAGGTCGGAACCGAAGGCGGCGAACGCCTCCAGCTCACGGAACTGGGCGAGGTCCACGCGCAGACGGCCGGAAACCTGCTTCATCGCCTTGTGCTGCGCGGAACCACCGACTCGGGAGACGGAGATACCGACGTTCAGCGCGGGGCGCTGACCGGCGTTGAACAGGTCCGACTCCAGGAAGCACTGGCCGTCGGTGATGGAGATGACGTTGGTCGGGATGAACGCCGAGACGTCGTTGGCCTTCGTCTCGACGATCGGCAGACCGGTCATCGAGCCCGCGCCCAGCTCGTCCGAGAGCTTCGCGCAGCGCTCGAGGAGACGGGAGTGCAGGTAGAAGACGTCACCCGGGTAGGCCTCGCGCCCCGGCGGACGGCGGAGCAGCAGGGACACGGCGCGGTAGGCGTCGGCCTGCTTCGAGAGGTCGTCGAAGATGATGAGGACGTGCTTGCCCTCGTACATCCACTGCTGGCCGATGGCCGAACCGGTGTACGGCGCCAGGTACTTGAAGCCGGCCGGGTCGGACGCCGGGGCGGCGACGATGGTCGTGTACTCCAGCGCGCCGGCCTCTTCGAGGGCGCCACGCACGGAGGCGATGGTCGAGCCCTTCTGACCGATGGCGACGTAGACGCAGCGGACCTGCTTCTTCGGGTCGCCCGTGCGCCAGTTGTCACGCTGGTTGATGATCGTGTCGACGGCCAGAGCGGTCTTGCCGGTCTGACGGTCACCGATGACCAGCTGACGCTGGCCACGGCCGATCGGGGTCATCGCGTCGACGGCCTTGTAGCCGGTCTCCATCGGCTCGTGCACCGACTTACGGGCCATGACGCCCGGGGCCTGCAGCTCGAGGGCGCGGCGGCCGGACGTCTCGATCTCGCCGAGACCGTCGATCGGGGTGCCGAGCGGGTCGACCACGCGGCCGAGGTAGCCCTCGCCCACCGCGACCGACAGGACCTCGCCGGTACGGGTGACCGGCTGGCCCTCCTCGATACCGCTGAACTCGCCGAGGACGACCGCACCGATCTCGCGCTCTTCCAGGTTCAGTGCGAGACCGAGGGTGCCGTCCTCGAACTTCAGCAGTT of the Streptomyces aurantiacus genome contains:
- a CDS encoding DUF2550 domain-containing protein encodes the protein MVLALTVAGSVVALVAIGLFVFGLRRRVIQRSGGTFDCSLRWNVPEKSDTSGKGWGYGIARYNGDRIEWFRVFSYALRPRRVLERSAIEVAGRRAPDGEEELALLSDAIILACVHRGTRLELAMSEDALTGFLAWLEAAPPGQRVNVA
- a CDS encoding glycoside hydrolase family 18 chitinase, translated to MRLGHRLGHRAVAGLTTLLLPFAALVGLASPASAATSATATYAKTQDWGSGFEGKWTVKNTGTTAISSWTVEWDFPSGTSVTSAWDADVTSSGTHWTARNKSWNGTLAPGASLSFGFNGSGSGSPANCKLNGGSCDGGPTVPGDNPPSAPGKPTASGITDTSVKLAWSAATDDKGVKNYDVLRDGAKVATVTGTSYSDTGLTAGSDYSYTVQARDTADQTGPVSGSTAVRTTGGTTDPPPTGDKVKLGYFTEWGVYGRNYHVKNLVTSGSASKITHINYAFGNVKGGKCVLDDAYAATDKAYTADQSVSGTADTWDQPLRGNFNQLRQLKAKYPHIKVLYSFGGWTYSGGFGEAAANPAAFAKSCKAVVEDPRWADVFDGIDIDWEYPNACGLSCDTSGFSSFKTLSQALRTEFGPNYLVTAAITADGSSGGKIDAADYGGASQYLDWYNVMTYDYFGAFTPAGPTAPHSPLTSYAGIPAAGFNSADAIAKLKAKGVPAKKLLLGIGFYGRGWTGVTQSAPGGTATGAAPGTYEAGIEDYKILKNSCPATGTIAGTAYAHCGSNWWSYDTPATIGTKMTWAKNQGLGGAFFWEFSGDTTGGELVSAVSNGLK
- a CDS encoding F0F1 ATP synthase subunit gamma, encoding MGAQLRVYKRRIKSVTATKKITKAMEMIAASRVVKAQRKVAASTPYATELTRAVTAVGTGSNTQHPLTTEAETATRSAVLLLTSDRGLAGAFNSNAIKAAERLTARLEAEGKEVDTYIVGRRGLAHYNFRERKVSESWAGFTDEPSYGDAKNVAVPLIEAIEKETAEGGVDEIHIVYTEFVSMMTQTAIDSRLLPLSLDEVAEETSNKDEILPLYDFEPSAEDVLDALLPRYVESRIYNALLQSAASKHAATRRAMKSATDNAGDLITSLSRSANAARQAEITQEISEIVGGTAALADATAGSDR
- the atpA gene encoding F0F1 ATP synthase subunit alpha, with the translated sequence MAELTIRPEEIRDALENFVQSYKPDAASREEVGTVTLAGDGIAKVEGLPSAMANELLKFEDGTLGLALNLEEREIGAVVLGEFSGIEEGQPVTRTGEVLSVAVGEGYLGRVVDPLGTPIDGLGEIETSGRRALELQAPGVMARKSVHEPMETGYKAVDAMTPIGRGQRQLVIGDRQTGKTALAVDTIINQRDNWRTGDPKKQVRCVYVAIGQKGSTIASVRGALEEAGALEYTTIVAAPASDPAGFKYLAPYTGSAIGQQWMYEGKHVLIIFDDLSKQADAYRAVSLLLRRPPGREAYPGDVFYLHSRLLERCAKLSDELGAGSMTGLPIVETKANDVSAFIPTNVISITDGQCFLESDLFNAGQRPALNVGISVSRVGGSAQHKAMKQVSGRLRVDLAQFRELEAFAAFGSDLDAASKAQLERGQRMVELLKQAQYQPMATEDQVVSVWAGTTGKMDDVPVNDIRRFEKELLEYLHRKEQGLMTSIKEGGKMSDDTLQAIADAIADFKKQFETSDGKLLGEDTPAAAGK
- a CDS encoding sensor histidine kinase, producing the protein MAVRLPRPHRDDVRIALAGLLGGLLLWAIGLGTRPDDEPIVLWAGSWPVLLPLCVMAGCELLRRVRPRTVLLVGTVALACDTVTQGSLVTVVMFTDLVYASVLYGPPASARRIPWIMGLLSVIGTVVPTAVWRVPEAVLIGVIIGLVTLAPAATGWIVRNHRDAAEAARLRAQQTALLAEMDRSQAVSAERARMARELHDMVANHLSAIAIHSTAALSLDDPDTSKEALGVVRENSVAGLAEMRRLIGILRDSSGDTEPVAAPTLGGLGALVDHARANGLDVHLDCTHTSLPAPVEMAAYRIVQESLTNALKHASPGRVTVALVQREHALDVRVTSPFGGARDSGPRAPGSGAGLVGMSERVALLHGTFEAGPEGPEDLEGGKIWTVRATLPITEGETE
- a CDS encoding response regulator, encoding MIRVLVAEDQSAVRAGLVLILRSAPDIEVVGEAADGEQAVSLARELRPDLVLMDVQMPRLDGVSATRQVVGENLADVLVLTTFDLDEYVFGALRAGACGFLLKNTEARQLLEAVRTVARGEGLISPAVTRRLIAEFAAKPVREPSVDPAVLDALTRREREVLSCLGEGLSNAEIGVRLDMAEATVKTHVSRLLGKLELRSRVQAAVLAQELGV
- the atpD gene encoding F0F1 ATP synthase subunit beta encodes the protein MTTTVETAVATGRVARVIGPVVDVEFPVDAMPEIYNALHVEVADPANAGEKKTLTLEVAQHLGDGLVRTISMQPTDGLVRQAAVTDTGTGISVPVGDFTKGKVFNTLGEVLNSDETYEGDRWTIHRKAPAFDQLEPKTEMFETGLKVVDLLTPYVKGGKIGLFGGAGVGKTVLIQEMIMRVANLHEGVSVFAGVGERTREGNDLIAEMEESGVLDKTALVFGQMDEPPGTRLRVALAGLTMAEYFRDVQKQDVLFFIDNIFRFTQAGSEVSTLLGRMPSAVGYQPTLADEMGQLQERITSTRGHSITSMQAIYVPADDLTDPAPATTFAHLDATTVLSRPISEKGIYPAVDPLDSTSRILDPRYIAQDHYDAAMRVKTVLQKYKDLQDIIAILGIDELGEEDKLVVHRARRVERFLSQNTHAAKQFTGVDGSDVPLEESIAAFNAIIDGEYDHFPEQAFFMCGGIEDLKANAKELGVS
- a CDS encoding F0F1 ATP synthase subunit epsilon codes for the protein MAAELHVELVAADRSVWSGEATLVVARTTSGDIGVMPGHQPLLGVLESGPVTIRTSDGGTVVAAVHGGFISFADNKLSLLAEIAELSDEIDVQRAERALERAKSDADASAERRADVRLRAVSAH